The Nakamurella antarctica genomic interval GAGCAGGTGGTTTTCAAAGCCGCGTTGGGTGGCGTGTCGGATGCGACTGATAGCTGGCTTCGCCGCAAGGCCGCCCTCGCTCGGCTGGATGGGGTGAGTTCGCTGTTGGTGCGCCTCCGCAACGAAGCTGCGGGCACGTCCTTCGACGATCGGGGCCTTCCGAAGGCCGAGTTCGCCGCTCACGGTGGCGCCTTCCCGATCCGAGTGGACGGCGCGGTAGTTGGCACCCTTACCGCTTCTGGACTGGAGGACGTGGTCGACCACCAGGTGGTAGCTGCGGCTATTCGGCAGTTCCTGCAGGTCTGAAACCACCGCCCTGGCCACTTGGTCCAGGCATGTCAGTATGGAGAAGTAGCGCAATCACCCCATCGGTAGAGGAACAGCGAACATGACCAGTGCACATTCCACTCGCGCGCAGGACGACCTGTTCAGGCACGTCAACGGCGACTGGTTAGACCACGCCGAGATCCCCGCCGACCAGTCGATGTACGGGGCCTTCAATGAACTGCGCGACGATGCGGAGTTGGCGGTTCGCGGAATCATCGAGAAGGTGGCTGCGGGAGAACGCGGAGCCGCTGGTAGCGCCGAGCAGCTGATCGGCGACCTGTATTCGAGCTTCATGGACACCGAGGCTGTTGAAGCCGTCGGGGTTGAGCCGATTCGGCCGACGCTGGCTGCGGTTGCGGAAGTAAGCGATCTGGTGGGGCTATTCACGCTGCTCGGCAAGCTGGACCGCGACGGCGTCGGCGGCGCCTTCGGCTTTTATGTCGACACCGATCCGGCCCAGCCCGACCGCTACACCCTCGCGTTGAACCAGGGCGGCCTTGGCTTGCCGGACGAGTCTTATTACCGGGAAGAGCAGTACGCGGATATCCGGAAGGCCTACGCCGGGTATGCGGACGGCATGCTGGAGTTGTTGGGCCTGCCCGACTCTGCAGCTTTGGCAACGCGGATCCTGGATCTGGAGACCGAGATCGCAGCCGGGCACTGGGATCGAGTCCGGAACCGCGATCGCGACCAAACTAACAACCCAATGGACCGGGCGGGCCTTGCTGACCTACTACCCGCCGCGTGGTGGGAGGCTTGGCTGAGCGGAATGCACGCGCCCGTAGGAGCTTTCGACCATGTAATCGTGCGCCAGCCCAGCTTCTTCACTGCCGTTGCAGCACTATTAAGTCCCGAACGCCTCGACGACTGGAAGGCCTGGTTGAGCCTGCGGGTGATCCGCTCCGCAGCCCCCATGAGCATCAAGTCACTGGTGGAGAAGAACTTCGACTTCTATGGCCGCACGCTGTCTGGCACTCCGGAGCTGCGTGAGCGCTGGAAGCGCGGCACCGGCTTCGTGGAAGGCAGCGTCGGCGAAGCACTCGGCGAACTCTATGTACAGCAATACTTTCCGCCTGCGGCAAAGGGGCGGATGGACGAACTGGTCGACTACTTGATCCGCGCCTACCGTCAGGAAATTGAGAAACTGCCGTGGATGAGCGCCGCGACGAAGGAGAAGGCGCTGGAGAAGTTGGCCGCCTTCACTCCCAAGGTCGGTTACCCCAGCGCGTGGCGCGACTACAGCGCGTTGGTCATCACGCCGGGCGACCTACTCGGTAACGCCCGTCGGGTCGCGGCCTTCGAACACGACCGCGAACTGGCCAAGATCGGCAAGCCGGTCGACCGCGAGGAATGGTTCATGACCCCGCAGACGGTCAACGCTTACTACAACCCGGGGATGAACGAGATTGTTTTCCCCGCAGCTATTCTGCGCCCGCCGTTCTTCGACCTCGACGCCGACGACGCAGTGAACTTCGGCGGAATCGGCGCCGTGATCGGCCACGAAATCGGCCACGGCTTCGATGACCAAGGCTCCAAATACGATGGCACCGGAGCGCTGAACGATTGGTGGACGGCAGCGGACCGCGAAGCGTTCGAGGCACTGACGGCCAAGCTCA includes:
- a CDS encoding M13 family metallopeptidase — protein: MTSAHSTRAQDDLFRHVNGDWLDHAEIPADQSMYGAFNELRDDAELAVRGIIEKVAAGERGAAGSAEQLIGDLYSSFMDTEAVEAVGVEPIRPTLAAVAEVSDLVGLFTLLGKLDRDGVGGAFGFYVDTDPAQPDRYTLALNQGGLGLPDESYYREEQYADIRKAYAGYADGMLELLGLPDSAALATRILDLETEIAAGHWDRVRNRDRDQTNNPMDRAGLADLLPAAWWEAWLSGMHAPVGAFDHVIVRQPSFFTAVAALLSPERLDDWKAWLSLRVIRSAAPMSIKSLVEKNFDFYGRTLSGTPELRERWKRGTGFVEGSVGEALGELYVQQYFPPAAKGRMDELVDYLIRAYRQEIEKLPWMSAATKEKALEKLAAFTPKVGYPSAWRDYSALVITPGDLLGNARRVAAFEHDRELAKIGKPVDREEWFMTPQTVNAYYNPGMNEIVFPAAILRPPFFDLDADDAVNFGGIGAVIGHEIGHGFDDQGSKYDGTGALNDWWTAADREAFEALTAKLIAQYSELEPADAPGHRVNGGLTIGENIGDLGGLGIAYQAWLISLNGQEAPVVDGVTGAQRFFLSWATVWRAKGREAEVLRRLAVDPHSPPEFRCNQVVRNMDEFYDAFEVAEGDALWLSPEERVRIW
- a CDS encoding heme-degrading domain-containing protein translates to MNLPTFTVEELESEVRELTFSKFDQADAYRLGTIAAEMIAARGYSLAVQIVIGEQVVFKAALGGVSDATDSWLRRKAALARLDGVSSLLVRLRNEAAGTSFDDRGLPKAEFAAHGGAFPIRVDGAVVGTLTASGLEDVVDHQVVAAAIRQFLQV